The Saccharomyces eubayanus strain FM1318 chromosome IV, whole genome shotgun sequence genome contains the following window.
GTTATAGATGCGGTAACGTCGCGAGTGTAATGAAGGTCGACGAGGATTTGGAACCcactttcaaaatcttctcTGCTGTCCCCGATGACTACATAAGAGAATCAACAGCCAACCACAACAACCAAAGAGCCGGCTATTTCTTGTAATACAAGGACGTGCCCTTCCCTAACCCGACGAATGGAAAGTTTAACGGCAGCAGCAatagcagcagcagcagcaataataacaaaatacaCGCAAAAACTTTCCGTCATGCCATTTGCTACGATACGATACACACAACAAGCACATTCAAAGAGCATTTCATCACTATAGTCTTACGACGAAAGAAAGGGaaccaaaaaaacaagaaaatctCATGATTGAGTATTCTGGTCTTTTCTCCCTTTCCCAGTTATATATGTTTACGTcccttttctcttttataattttttttccctttacttatatatactatattattattattattatttatcaTTAATTACACTTCACGGTGCCATCACGTCACCACCCACGGCTTGCACCGACCGAAAAAGGGTGGGAATCCCGGATAATAAAAACTTTAATCAGTAGTCAGAGAGGGGCTATACAAAAATACGACGTATTTAAAGAGCAGATCTGGCAAGGGAAATAATCTGCATTCGCGTCTAATCACCTCCACCGCCCTTCCCCTAGCACCTCCCCGCACAATGAATCAAGGCTTAAAACTTTTGTTCGGTTTGCTATTTCTCTACACAGCCGCAGTTCAGGCAGGCGTAATCAGTATATTCAATGCACTACCTCCGCCAAACTCCAAGCCAATTAGCGGTGAATCACCACTGTACCAGTGTGATGTTTCGGATAAGCAACTCTTAGAAATTAAGGAGATTGATCTGTCTCCTAACCCACCAGTCCGTGGCCAAAACTTAACCATTACGGCCAACGGTGAGGTCTTCGAAACCATAGAAGAAGGCTCTTATGTCGAAGTCGAAGTGCGTCTAGGTTATATCAGACTGCTATCCCAGACTTTCGACTTGTGTCAAACCCTGGAAGACAACGACATCGAGGGCTTATCCTGCCCAATTGAACCAGGTTCATACGACGTAAAGAAATTGGTCGAAATTCCAGGTGAAGTCCCACCTGGCAGGTACGTCGTCCTAGCAAGAGCTTACACTGAGAGCGACGATTTGATCACTTGCGTAACCGGAGAAGTCGTCTTCCCCCCAAGGTGATTATCTAGCCGCAGCCGCTATGTGCTCcatatttccttttctctcCCCCTTCCTTCCTTCACTTTATCTCCATGTGCTCGTTATTGGTTCTAAAAGCAAACCAAGTTCTTTCCTCTTGTTATTGTTACCTTTATTTTGAtggaaaatgaatattAGTGATTTTTGGTGGGTCACTCCTCGTCGCCTTTGTCTCCTTTCACTCCCCCTCTAATTAATTAATTATTTATACAGTACATACGTATCAAGAGCACGCCACTGCATTACTGTAAACATGAAAGCTATCTTCTGTACATTATACTAATCACTACCTAGGTGTGTCTTGCTTTTGTAGTTGATCCATCTCCgggtaaaaaaaaggctcCATACGGGTTTTCTTCCTTTAGTATTTTAAGTTGAACAAAAGTTCTGAAGTTGTACACCAAAAGAatactgaaaaaagaataccaGGCTAAAAGGACATCGGGGGACGCTGCCACTCACCGCTCAAACTAACAACCATCCATAAATGTCCGGAAAACCACCAGTATATAGGTTACCTCCCTTACCCAGACTAAAAGTGAAGAAACCCATCATCAGACAAGAAGCAAACAAATGTTTGGTTTTAATGTCAAATTTATTGCAATGCTGGTCTTCATATGGCCACATGAACCCTAAGTGTGCCGCTTTGGTGACAGAACTGAAAAGTTGCACCAGTGAAAATGCCCTcgggaaaagaaataacgTACAGAAGAGTAATATAAATTACCATGCTGCTAGATTATACGATAAGATTAACGGTAAACCTCATGATTAATTGTTGCGGCTGCACCACCATAGAAACAGTAGCAAAAATCAACAAGTTGATAATATTAGATTCACGACcctgtatatatacattaCACAAAATAAATAGCTCCAATGAGCAGAAAAactattaataataatatcggctttttatcatttattTTACGTAAAGCTGTATTTAGTTTTTAATCCTGCCGGCCCTTTCTATAGTATCATCGATGAGATACCAACCAGGATAATAATCGTCTTGGTATTCACTGAATCTTTCTTTATCCACCACAGATATCGGTGAAGTATTTACAATAGGATCATGCTCTCCCGCTGCATTCTTGCCAAATGCGTGGGCAATCTCCCATTCAAAAAGCAATGGTATATCACTTAaatcctttttcaaatatggGTTGGGTAAAGAATTGTTGACACCGCCCACCGATGTAAACCCTTCCCCGTATAACCCACAAATTGGTTCATTAGAATATAACAAGAAACTCCATATGTTAGTCAAGTCCCAGTGTAAAAGGGGCTGCAGCCTCATGAAATCAGGCCAATTCGAGTCCGTTCTTTGAATAGGTTGTAGCGTTTCACCATATGGGTCTGTGTGCCTGATACCTATCACTATAGCTGCGGTCTCAGGGTATATCTTTATGAATTCTCGAAACGCATCTGCCATATTGATGGCCGTTTCGGATTGCCTTTGTGATTCATACAATGACAGGCAATATCGTTCTGAGGTTTCTAGTACAAAATTCTCTAGTGTGGGGaaagtttcttcttgatcaatGAAAACAGTGGGAAGTCTTTGCATGGGGAAGCTTTGGAACTCGAAATCAAACTGAGAGTTTTGGGccttgatgaaaaaatattcccATAAACAGCTTAAATACAATAGCAGTAATACCTGGCAATCTTTCCCGCCATTGTATGAGAATGATATTTCTCCATTTAGTGGACTCCAGCGtacaaaaatttcactCAATAAATACTTCCTTGTCAACCGTATTGCTTCTTGTGTACTTGATATTATCTGGGACTCTTGGTGTATCTGTAGGTAAGAGTTTGTTATCTCATAGCACAGCTCAGCAGCTTTACTTAACTGCATGTTTTGCTTCCCCTTAACTTTTTCCTAGCCCTTGCAAATGTTGCCTCTGTATACgcaaaattcaaaaaactgTTCTTTCTGCTCTGCCAACAGTCTTTTAAACgcttttcaataattctttttattgtcGGTTTTGACATATACTAACGTATGGCTTTTAATTATTTCAAATATGCCAATTTTTCGAGCTCTTTCAATCATTTTGTTTGCCTCGGACCATACAAAAATAAAGCCAGCCGACAGGCTGACTACCGAAGACAATGAATTCTATAATCttttactattatataatgCTAGCacatatcaaaaatatatactcTATTTACAAGAGTTGGAAAATTTACTACCTATCTCTAGttaagttttttttgagacTTTTCAGATAGTTTTCGATATTTAGTAAATCACTATTCGTGTCTTTATTCCATAATACGCCCACATTTACAATTTGGTTGTCTTTTGATATAGTGCCCTCAACTGTATCATACTCAGCTTCTGCTTCCAAAAATACATCTTCATTTAGGTTTCTCATTTCTTTGACGATTTTATCAAGTATATCCACCGTTTCGATATTCCCGATGACACCATTTACGCTCATCTCAGTGACCACACGTTTTAAATAACGAACTTCCTGGAAGTTTTCCCACAACAGTTGCATCAGTAAATTGTAGAAGTCAACATTACAAATGGTCAAGTATAAAGACACATCCATACTATTCTTGCATTCATTATAAACATAAGATATCAACATGTATTTTCTATCTGATggaaaaccaaaatcaCTTGATGTAAGCGATTTCAATATAACATATGGCAAAGTAATTGTATATGGTTTTGGTAGCTCGTTCGGTTTACTTATACAAGCATCTCTAATATCCTCGAATATGTTTGAAGACTCTGaattcatctttatttccaaatttttgtctctttttttatatgcTTCCAACAACCGTTTTAAATATTCCAAAAGATCATAATCACTTTGAACAGTTTCCTTCAAGTAATCGGTGTGGGGTTTCAAAACCTGGTCTAATGTAGCTTGGTAACGGATCCTATTACCAATTTCTTGCATCACTTCCTCGCTAAACTTCAAATTTAAGTGTGGGATTGGCTCTTCAAATGCCAGATTCACTCCAGTGGCAAAGTCTTTGTACTGAtcatgattttttgattccCGATCCTTTTTGTTAACgtcattatcttcatcgaATATCTTCTCCAATAAAGTTCTTGTTTGCTCACTTATGGTTTTAGCGCTAACAGCAGAAGGATTGGTTCCCTGGTACACGTAATCGCTGCCTGCagtttctttcaaaaattcatgATCTTTATTTGGAAGCTTCCTTTGAGCTCTTTGACTATgatcaaaaacaattttttctttcttgaatctAGTCCCCTTAGAATCCTCACTGAGCCCGTTGTAATACTTGTCAATTATCTTGCTAGCATTAGTGTGTCGCATGCTTTCAACCCTTGCTCCAGCTTCGAACGATTCACCGAACACTCTACGTTCCTCCTCAAGAGCTTCCTCAAACGCTTTTCCTGCTGAAGCTCCTTCTGTATTGTTGGTTTTGCCATCCTTTGAACTGGATTCATTCAGTAAACATCTATGAATGGAATGTATGTACCTATAGTTACAATTTTTAAGTATCGACGACGCCCTGATCATTGCGCAGCCTATTGGTACTTTCCCCAATCGTTTTtattcttcctcttctattttttctcaaGTTTGTCAAGTACCGTCACAATTTTTCGGGCTTATGTGCCTAAAGTGCATTCTGACTAAAATGTGCGTATGATGCAGATGCTTGATAAATAGCCGTATAAATCTTCTACATTGTAAAGTTTAAACTAGAACTCGGCCATTTGCCGTTTATCAGGGCTTTCCTTTCAGTGGTTTTGATGCATGAAAAGCGTATTATTTTCTCATTATTGGGGAGACAAAATCAAGCTTACCGCATTCATCGCCTATGGGAGCAACTTGGCATTCTTTCCTCACAGCTGTATGTAACGAATTACCTCTTTGATAATAATTAAGAGCGATGGGTCCTTCACtctatttgttttgtttaataGATTTATGGTACTCGAAGCGCTATTCAAGCAGCAACTTGATCTTCCTCGGCctgtttgaagaaaaattgaatgtAGTAAAGTCTTGAAATTGAATCCCAAACAGTACATTTTCTATTCAGCTCATCTACTCCCTCCATATTGGCCTCTATTTCCTGATCTTCTCCGAATGTAATCTCATTTGGCGGTAGTTCGATGGCGATGTTTTCAAAGGGTTCATATGCAATGATTAAGAACTTCTTGCCCTTTTGCTTTGGATCCGATAATTCTAACCCAGATACTATCCTGATGAGAGGTGGTATTCCGAGTTTATCGCTTCGGCTAGCGTCATATTCCTTGTCGTTGATGTTGTAGTTTACTTGAATAGCCAAACCCACTAATCCGGTCTTTGGGTCCTTCACAGCTGCAACTTTAGACGCAGGGACTATGCcgttattttttaatgattGCTTTGCttcaattattttttgttggtgCTGGAAATCTTGGGCTGCTTGtccatttcttccttgGGAAGTTTTCTCTATGCTAATACCACGCCTTAGCACATTTAGCCCATGTTTCTTACCACCCAGATGTCTTTCGACACTGGACCACGACATATGCATTGTATTGCATAATTTACAGACCAACTTACCGGAATGGTTCTTGTAAATGTACGGATTGCTTCTCACCTGATCGTCTTGTTCATCTTGGAAAGTGTATGGTACTTCTTCACCCTTACTGAGCAAAGATTcaacttcttttttacgTTGTAATTTAAA
Protein-coding sequences here:
- the NPC2 gene encoding sterol transporter, yielding MNQGLKLLFGLLFLYTAAVQAGVISIFNALPPPNSKPISGESPLYQCDVSDKQLLEIKEIDLSPNPPVRGQNLTITANGEVFETIEEGSYVEVEVRLGYIRLLSQTFDLCQTLEDNDIEGLSCPIEPGSYDVKKLVEIPGEVPPGRYVVLARAYTESDDLITCVTGEVVFPPR
- the MRP10 gene encoding mitochondrial 37S ribosomal protein mS37, yielding MSGKPPVYRLPPLPRLKVKKPIIRQEANKCLVLMSNLLQCWSSYGHMNPKCAALVTELKSCTSENALGKRNNVQKSNINYHAARLYDKINGKPHD
- the FAD1 gene encoding FMN adenylyltransferase translates to MQLSKAAELCYEITNSYLQIHQESQIISSTQEAIRLTRKYLLSEIFVRWSPLNGEISFSYNGGKDCQVLLLLYLSCLWEYFFIKAQNSQFDFEFQSFPMQRLPTVFIDQEETFPTLENFVLETSERYCLSLYESQRQSETAINMADAFREFIKIYPETAAIVIGIRHTDPYGETLQPIQRTDSNWPDFMRLQPLLHWDLTNIWSFLLYSNEPICGLYGEGFTSVGGVNNSLPNPYLKKDLSDIPLLFEWEIAHAFGKNAAGEHDPIVNTSPISVVDKERFSEYQDDYYPGWYLIDDTIERAGRIKN
- the MTF2 gene encoding Mtf2p, with protein sequence MIRASSILKNCNYRYIHSIHRCLLNESSSKDGKTNNTEGASAGKAFEEALEEERRVFGESFEAGARVESMRHTNASKIIDKYYNGLSEDSKGTRFKKEKIVFDHSQRAQRKLPNKDHEFLKETAGSDYVYQGTNPSAVSAKTISEQTRTLLEKIFDEDNDVNKKDRESKNHDQYKDFATGVNLAFEEPIPHLNLKFSEEVMQEIGNRIRYQATLDQVLKPHTDYLKETVQSDYDLLEYLKRLLEAYKKRDKNLEIKMNSESSNIFEDIRDACISKPNELPKPYTITLPYVILKSLTSSDFGFPSDRKYMLISYVYNECKNSMDVSLYLTICNVDFYNLLMQLLWENFQEVRYLKRVVTEMSVNGVIGNIETVDILDKIVKEMRNLNEDVFLEAEAEYDTVEGTISKDNQIVNVGVLWNKDTNSDLLNIENYLKSLKKNLTRDR
- the PRP11 gene encoding spliceosome assembly protein PRP11, with the protein product MEHAEGVGSKKGGGGIASESQFKLQRKKEVESLLSKGEEVPYTFQDEQDDQVRSNPYIYKNHSGKLVCKLCNTMHMSWSSVERHLGGKKHGLNVLRRGISIEKTSQGRNGQAAQDFQHQQKIIEAKQSLKNNGIVPASKVAAVKDPKTGLVGLAIQVNYNINDKEYDASRSDKLGIPPLIRIVSGLELSDPKQKGKKFLIIAYEPFENIAIELPPNEITFGEDQEIEANMEGVDELNRKCTVWDSISRLYYIQFFFKQAEEDQVAA